One genomic window of Conger conger chromosome 9, fConCon1.1, whole genome shotgun sequence includes the following:
- the LOC133136975 gene encoding zinc finger and SCAN domain-containing protein 20-like isoform X1, whose translation MTNYAHFQTQITTVMEILTKSAIEEIAKLFDDSCSVLCLKIARSLNENEAFKKLLQQDLRMEPRRKEEMSGPRENPINTRSVGVQVFVEEQCRERVFGQECSFNLRSDGEPAGVEESANVEKVRTEPVLIKQEKLEEGLCCRDPQPTPVEEQRLTHPTPGDDGKKPDTEPTPVGDPEELSEQHRCGHRDEELSGLEFVVKAEQEEEHVAQRLNQTGCEHSAGRLNNLGSEYVMYERDSQLWTSFTQEDSDVDTDDPVCSNATEHCSQNLSVHTRLQHVSATMEVSGNTLSSFGASYVEEFDKMGEKLSACSEELRSEAIHTQQGQYRERLVHTVERENRTLLPQQQQHGASVKHMRGGESPAQPHSGSQYETSSTLSACAFNTGMMDKTKEQADFGKKLFICTYCGKTFNRCSYLTSHHRIHTGEKPYSCTQCGKCFSLKGNLVKHERVHSGNKPFGCTLCGRRFAQGANLRAHQRIHTGERPYPCTLCGKSFAQQATLIVHQRIHTGERHHCTLCGKSFSKKSTLAAHERIHTRVKP comes from the exons ATGACgaattatgctcattttcaaacgCAAATTACCACCGTTATGGAAATCTTGACAAAGTCAGCGATAGAAGAAATTGCCAAACTTTTTGACGACAGTTGCTCAGTTTTATGTTTGAAAATAGCGAGGAGTTTAAATGAGAATGAAGCGTTTAAAAAGTTGTTGCAGCAGGACCTGAGGATGGAGCCACGGCGAAAAGAGGAAATGTCAGGACCGCGTGAGAATCCTATCAACACTCGATCCGTTGGCGTCCAGGTTTTCG TGGAAGAGcaatgcagagagagagtctTTGGGCAGGAGTGCAGCTTCAATCTGAGAAGTGATGGAGAACCTGCAGGTGTGGAAGAG TCTGCAAATGTGGAGAAGGTCAGGACTGAACCAGTTCTTATCAAGCAGGAGAAACTGGAAGAGGGCTTGTGTTGCAGAGATCCACAACCCACACCTGTGGAAGAACAACGGCTAACACATCCCACACCTGGAGACGATGGGAAGAAACCAGACACAGAGCCAACACCTGTAGGAGACCCAGAGGAGCTGAGTGAGCAGCACAGGTGTGGACACCGTGATGAGGAGCTCAGTGGACTGGAGTTTGTGGTGAAGGCAGAGCAAGAGGAAGAACATGTAGCCCAGAGACTCAATCAGACAGGATGTGAACACAGTGCAGGAAGACTCAACAATCTGGGCTCTGAGTATGTAATGTATGAGAGAGACAGTCAGCTATGGACTTCCTTTACCCAAGAGGACAGTGATGTAGACACTGATGATCCAGTGTGTTCTAATGCTACAGAGCATTGCTCACAGAATCTGTCAGTTCACACACGGCTGCAACATGTTTCTGCCACCATGGAAGTCTCTGGAAACACACTGTCCTCTTTTGGGGCTTCATATGTTGAGGAGTTTGATAAGATGGGTGAGAAGCTGTCTGCTTGCAGTGAGGAGCTCAGATCAGaggccattcacacacagcagggtcagtacagagagagacttgtgcacacagtggagagagagaatcgGACATTACTgccccagcagcagcaacatggaGCCTCAGTAAAACACATGAGAGGCGGTGAgagcccagcccagccacacTCAGGCTCTCAGTATGAGACCAGCTCTACTCTGAGTGCCTGTGCTTTCAACACTGGGATGATGGACAAAACTAAAGAACAAGCTGACTTTGGAAAGAAACTGTTCATTTGCACATATTGTGGAAAGACTTTTAATCGCTGTAGTTATCTCACCTCACATCACCGaattcacacaggagagaaaccgtacagctgcacacagtgtgggaagtgtttcagTCTCAAAGGTAATCTTGTAAAACATGAGAGGGTTCACAGCGGGAATAAACCATTTGGTTGCACACTGTGTGGGAGGAGATTTGCTCAGGGAGCTAACCTTAGAGCACACCAGAGGATTCATACAGGAGAGAGACCATATCCCTGCACactgtgtgggaagagttttgcTCAACAGGCCACTCTTATTGTGCACCAAAGAATTCATACAGGAGAGAGACATCACTGCACcctgtgtgggaagagtttctcTAAGAAGTCTACTCTTGCTGCACACGAGAGGATTCACACAAGAGTGAAACCATAG
- the LOC133136975 gene encoding zinc finger protein OZF-like isoform X3 produces MENLQSANVEKVRTEPVLIKQEKLEEGLCCRDPQPTPVEEQRLTHPTPGDDGKKPDTEPTPVGDPEELSEQHRCGHRDEELSGLEFVVKAEQEEEHVAQRLNQTGCEHSAGRLNNLGSEYVMYERDSQLWTSFTQEDSDVDTDDPVCSNATEHCSQNLSVHTRLQHVSATMEVSGNTLSSFGASYVEEFDKMGEKLSACSEELRSEAIHTQQGQYRERLVHTVERENRTLLPQQQQHGASVKHMRGGESPAQPHSGSQYETSSTLSACAFNTGMMDKTKEQADFGKKLFICTYCGKTFNRCSYLTSHHRIHTGEKPYSCTQCGKCFSLKGNLVKHERVHSGNKPFGCTLCGRRFAQGANLRAHQRIHTGERPYPCTLCGKSFAQQATLIVHQRIHTGERHHCTLCGKSFSKKSTLAAHERIHTRVKP; encoded by the exons ATGGAGAACCTGCAG TCTGCAAATGTGGAGAAGGTCAGGACTGAACCAGTTCTTATCAAGCAGGAGAAACTGGAAGAGGGCTTGTGTTGCAGAGATCCACAACCCACACCTGTGGAAGAACAACGGCTAACACATCCCACACCTGGAGACGATGGGAAGAAACCAGACACAGAGCCAACACCTGTAGGAGACCCAGAGGAGCTGAGTGAGCAGCACAGGTGTGGACACCGTGATGAGGAGCTCAGTGGACTGGAGTTTGTGGTGAAGGCAGAGCAAGAGGAAGAACATGTAGCCCAGAGACTCAATCAGACAGGATGTGAACACAGTGCAGGAAGACTCAACAATCTGGGCTCTGAGTATGTAATGTATGAGAGAGACAGTCAGCTATGGACTTCCTTTACCCAAGAGGACAGTGATGTAGACACTGATGATCCAGTGTGTTCTAATGCTACAGAGCATTGCTCACAGAATCTGTCAGTTCACACACGGCTGCAACATGTTTCTGCCACCATGGAAGTCTCTGGAAACACACTGTCCTCTTTTGGGGCTTCATATGTTGAGGAGTTTGATAAGATGGGTGAGAAGCTGTCTGCTTGCAGTGAGGAGCTCAGATCAGaggccattcacacacagcagggtcagtacagagagagacttgtgcacacagtggagagagagaatcgGACATTACTgccccagcagcagcaacatggaGCCTCAGTAAAACACATGAGAGGCGGTGAgagcccagcccagccacacTCAGGCTCTCAGTATGAGACCAGCTCTACTCTGAGTGCCTGTGCTTTCAACACTGGGATGATGGACAAAACTAAAGAACAAGCTGACTTTGGAAAGAAACTGTTCATTTGCACATATTGTGGAAAGACTTTTAATCGCTGTAGTTATCTCACCTCACATCACCGaattcacacaggagagaaaccgtacagctgcacacagtgtgggaagtgtttcagTCTCAAAGGTAATCTTGTAAAACATGAGAGGGTTCACAGCGGGAATAAACCATTTGGTTGCACACTGTGTGGGAGGAGATTTGCTCAGGGAGCTAACCTTAGAGCACACCAGAGGATTCATACAGGAGAGAGACCATATCCCTGCACactgtgtgggaagagttttgcTCAACAGGCCACTCTTATTGTGCACCAAAGAATTCATACAGGAGAGAGACATCACTGCACcctgtgtgggaagagtttctcTAAGAAGTCTACTCTTGCTGCACACGAGAGGATTCACACAAGAGTGAAACCATAG
- the LOC133136975 gene encoding zinc finger protein OZF-like isoform X2 — protein sequence MENLQVWKSLTNCWAPLLQSANVEKVRTEPVLIKQEKLEEGLCCRDPQPTPVEEQRLTHPTPGDDGKKPDTEPTPVGDPEELSEQHRCGHRDEELSGLEFVVKAEQEEEHVAQRLNQTGCEHSAGRLNNLGSEYVMYERDSQLWTSFTQEDSDVDTDDPVCSNATEHCSQNLSVHTRLQHVSATMEVSGNTLSSFGASYVEEFDKMGEKLSACSEELRSEAIHTQQGQYRERLVHTVERENRTLLPQQQQHGASVKHMRGGESPAQPHSGSQYETSSTLSACAFNTGMMDKTKEQADFGKKLFICTYCGKTFNRCSYLTSHHRIHTGEKPYSCTQCGKCFSLKGNLVKHERVHSGNKPFGCTLCGRRFAQGANLRAHQRIHTGERPYPCTLCGKSFAQQATLIVHQRIHTGERHHCTLCGKSFSKKSTLAAHERIHTRVKP from the exons ATGGAGAACCTGCAGGTGTGGAAGAG TCTCACAAACTGCTGGGCTCCTCTGTTGCAGTCTGCAAATGTGGAGAAGGTCAGGACTGAACCAGTTCTTATCAAGCAGGAGAAACTGGAAGAGGGCTTGTGTTGCAGAGATCCACAACCCACACCTGTGGAAGAACAACGGCTAACACATCCCACACCTGGAGACGATGGGAAGAAACCAGACACAGAGCCAACACCTGTAGGAGACCCAGAGGAGCTGAGTGAGCAGCACAGGTGTGGACACCGTGATGAGGAGCTCAGTGGACTGGAGTTTGTGGTGAAGGCAGAGCAAGAGGAAGAACATGTAGCCCAGAGACTCAATCAGACAGGATGTGAACACAGTGCAGGAAGACTCAACAATCTGGGCTCTGAGTATGTAATGTATGAGAGAGACAGTCAGCTATGGACTTCCTTTACCCAAGAGGACAGTGATGTAGACACTGATGATCCAGTGTGTTCTAATGCTACAGAGCATTGCTCACAGAATCTGTCAGTTCACACACGGCTGCAACATGTTTCTGCCACCATGGAAGTCTCTGGAAACACACTGTCCTCTTTTGGGGCTTCATATGTTGAGGAGTTTGATAAGATGGGTGAGAAGCTGTCTGCTTGCAGTGAGGAGCTCAGATCAGaggccattcacacacagcagggtcagtacagagagagacttgtgcacacagtggagagagagaatcgGACATTACTgccccagcagcagcaacatggaGCCTCAGTAAAACACATGAGAGGCGGTGAgagcccagcccagccacacTCAGGCTCTCAGTATGAGACCAGCTCTACTCTGAGTGCCTGTGCTTTCAACACTGGGATGATGGACAAAACTAAAGAACAAGCTGACTTTGGAAAGAAACTGTTCATTTGCACATATTGTGGAAAGACTTTTAATCGCTGTAGTTATCTCACCTCACATCACCGaattcacacaggagagaaaccgtacagctgcacacagtgtgggaagtgtttcagTCTCAAAGGTAATCTTGTAAAACATGAGAGGGTTCACAGCGGGAATAAACCATTTGGTTGCACACTGTGTGGGAGGAGATTTGCTCAGGGAGCTAACCTTAGAGCACACCAGAGGATTCATACAGGAGAGAGACCATATCCCTGCACactgtgtgggaagagttttgcTCAACAGGCCACTCTTATTGTGCACCAAAGAATTCATACAGGAGAGAGACATCACTGCACcctgtgtgggaagagtttctcTAAGAAGTCTACTCTTGCTGCACACGAGAGGATTCACACAAGAGTGAAACCATAG